GTCCCATCTTAGGGCTGGTTAACAGTATGAGAGACACATACACAAGAGAGAGTGACATAGAAAACtatggaaaggaaaggagagacgaGGAAGAAGtaaagcagagaggaggaggcaCCAGTGTCTTAGCACACTTGGAGGTGAGTGGCGCTTGGGCCATCTCCAAGGTGTCTCTTGGACTGAGGGGCCATCTGCCTTTGAACTGTTCACTGGCTGGTTAGCCACTCTGAATGTCTCTCCCGAACAGCTCTAATACCTATGTTATTAGAGTCTTAACACATGAGGACAGTGATTCTCTGAGTGTGGCCAGTGATTGGAGTAGTAGTTCATCACCTGCTGGGAAGATGGACAGAAGCTCAGGCAGCAGTGTCTTGATTTAAAGAGCCTACTGGCAGAATGACCTTCTCAGACTGCTCCTAACCATCCCCAAGCCCTTTGGATTTTCATGCTGGTAGTCTCGCTCCTTGCTATTCAGGGTATGATTCTCGGAGCAGTAACAGTGGCATTCCCTGGGAACTTAcaagaaatgcagactctcaggtccCACTGTAGACCAACAgaatcagaatttgcatttcactTGAGCAAAATCCCTGACAGGTTCCTGGGCCCGTATTAGAGTGTGAGAAGCACTGACCTAGCTAACCAAGTCTTCCAAACTTACTTTTGAGACTCAGCCAGCATTTTAAGATAGATGAACTTAGATATTTGGAAACATTCCAAGACATTGATTCGCCCTGCTTCTGGTTTtcaacttcagtttttaaaaacagcaatgaAAAGTAATTTGGGGGGTCTTGTCATTTGACAGCAAGTTGAGATTTTACTCTTAAATCCTGAGGTCCTTTGCCAACTTCCTGAGTGTAACTGATGAATCCCAGATAAGGATGGTGAAAGGCCCTAGAGAGGTAGCCTCAGACAATGATGTTGTGTCCAAAAAAGTGACTGCGGTTCATTTTTCCTGTGAGCAGCATGGTTTGAGGTCTGAAAGGGCTTGGGTTTGATGGGCCCTGCCAGCTGTGGACTAGTGTGTGTCAGAGCTGGGCCATCCTGTGctccatttttttctactttcggCAAAGATTGAAATGGCTACTTTTCCTGGCTCTTTGGTCCTGAAGAAAGGGTAAAACCTTTGAGGAACTTCCACTTTCTCACTGCCTGCTTTTCTGGGTCAAGATTAGGCCTTCTCGTTTGTTTCCTGGGCCCCTGGGGAAGGAAGGTCTGGCCAGGGGTCCCATTCACTTCGAGATTCTCATGGCTAGTGCAGGCCAGCATGCAACGTTTGTTGGACAGACGGATGGTTGGATATGAATGCAAGAGTGTTTGAATTTGAATGAAATGACTGATAACAAATCTGTGTCTGCTTTCAAGTTGTTGAGAGTCCCTCTTGCTGGGCAAGAGAAGGGATTTTTCTGTTTGTGGCTCCTCACCAGTCTTCAGGACAGTGATTTTGAACAATGGTGAAAAAGAGCTCCCCCTCTGATTTTTGTAGATGGCAGTTGAGTTTCTGCACGAACTGAATGTTCCATTTTTCAAAGTTGGATCTGGGGATACTAACAATTTCCCTTATCTGGAAAAGACGGCCAAAAAAGGTGAGTGTTTCATTTTTGTCATACAGTCTGAGTCCAGACCCTCTTGTTCTTACTCTGTTAATAAACAACCCACCAAAGGAGTCTCCTGAAGATAGGTTTTCCAGTCAGCATATTCTCCCACTTTTTCATTTGCTGACTTGAAAGGAAAGTAATTGAGGATAAGACagttttttaacaaaaatttttaaattaaaaattttttttaatttctaagaataTTTATACTAAATTGAGGATATGACAGTCTATATAAAGCTTCTTAGAGGAAGGTCTGACTTTGAGAAATATTCTGTAGGTATATTACAATGTCTAACCTCTGCACGTCACAGTTTGTAAAGTGGCCTTACAACAGGAGGGGTCTCACTTGATCCTCGTAACAACCCTGGGGCTGAAGCAGGTCGTATAACTATGATGCTCTCTACTTACTTCACAGACGAGGCATCTGAGACCACACCACGTAGATGTGGCAGCTCTGGGCCTCGCACTCTTGTATCTGGGGCAGTGCTCACCTTACCACACTGTGCAACCTCTTAATCCAATGAGatgttcatttttctctgaaGAGTGTGGAGTTCCTCTTTATTTGGTTCACCTTGCAAAACGATGATGTTGCGGGGGTGAGGGCTCTGCATTTCCTGTAGTTGAGGACAGGACCCCACCAAGCTCACCTCTGTTCCCCCAGCAAGGCTGGCACAGTGTTTGAGAGCTGTTTGTAGGGTTCAGTGGAACGATGAGACCAAGAGCAGGGGTGTGCTTAAGGGAGAGTTAGAAGCCCTAAAAAGAAAGTGGTGGCAGTGTTGGTGTTGGGTCCCGCAGGCCGCCCCATGGTGATCTCCAGTGGGATGCAGTCGATGGACACCATGAAGCAAGTCTATCAGATTGTGAAGCCCCTCAACCCCAACTTCTGCTTCCTCCAGTGCACCAGTGCATACCCACTCCAGCCTGAGGACGTCAACCTGCGCGTCATCTCGGTGAGCACGAGGGAGGGCCGTTTGTCTGATCGGGCCATTTGCTGTGAGGCAGATGCTGCCCAGATCCTAAACAACCTTGCTTTGTAACTTAAACATCCTTTgccaatacctttttttttttttttaacatcctttGACAATCCTGCTGTTACAGAATCTAATTAGAACCAGCTCTGAGGTTAAAGAAGCAGATACATTCTAAAGATCAtaaattaaattttcttaaagcCAATCTTAATTTTGCTCATTGTAAAACTTAAGGTGGCGTCTTCATAATTATCTATGTACATTTTCTTTACCAGTGTGTCTTCGCCATTAGCGGTTCCTCTTCTGTGAATGGCTGGCTTATATCCTTTCTAAGTGAGttgtgggtaaaaaaaaaaattaacctttttGGAAATGACACTGCTATCTTTTTAACTAAAGTTTCTGTCCCTCCCAGTTCAgtagtcttttctccatttctagCTCATCTCTAaatcatgttatttttaaaacatgattttttaaaaactcaaacagCCCTGAAATACATAACATAGCAAATGAGCATCCTCTCTAATCCCATCCCACAGAGATTACCATAATTAACAATTTAGTGTATGTGATGCCAGATAGTTTCCTCAGTTTTCTTCCTTTGTGAAGCATGGTCCCCACTTCCCTTCCATCCCCCTAAGGTGTGTGCATGGCCTCTCTCTGGAGAGCAGGGCACGGTCAGAGTTAAACTGCCAGCCCGCCCCTTGGGCCCAGCCCACCCGAGTCACAGCAGGGTGAGTCCTCTGACCCAGCACCCTGCACTTCTTTGTCCATCTCACACCCGTAAGCCTGGTTTTCAAGGCCTTTGCCACTCAGCCATCCTAATCTTTTATTAACTCCCATCTGGATCTGTCTGCTGTACTTAAGCTTCCTCGTCACCTCACTGACAAGACTCACTCGACTTAGAATGTCTTGTGTTGCATCCAGTGAATTATAGACAACCAGTTAATTATTTAGCGTTTTCACCAAAGGACTGTTTTGGGATTGGGCTGTGTGCTTTATTGATGATGGTACTTGTGCATGTAGCACACTTGCTTTCAGCAGCTCAGGCTAATTAACGGGGCAGGTGCTTTTCGGACGAGTTTAGGCATTTGGTTATAGTCCTGTTATTATTCCTGGTGGTTTGCACAGTGTGAAACGTCCTTCAGCTGCGTTCTTGATAACAGTAGCCATTACTTTTGAGCATTTACAGTGTGCTGAGTGCTTTCCACGTGTTCACGGCAGCTCCCACCAGGTACAGTTGTCCCAGGAAGGAGAGGCTCAGAGAGCCTCAGCGTCCTCCTGCAGCTGTGTGGATAGTGAGCGGCTAAACTCGGGCTCAAACCCCGATCTTCGTGACTCCGGATGTATATGGAAAGCACCACAATATTCaaccttctttcttctctttttctacttTAAAGGAATATCAGAAGCTCTTTCCTGACATTCCCATAGGGTATTCTGGGCATGAAACAGGCATAGCAATATCTGTGGCCGCGGTGGCTCTGGGGGCCAAAGTCTTGGAGCGTCACATAACTTTGGACAAAACCTGGAAAGGGAGTGACCACTCGGCCTCGCTGGAGCCTGGAGAGCTGGCCGAGCTGGTGCGGTCCGTGCGCCTCGTGGAGAGGGCCCTTGGCTCCCCGAACAAGCAGCTGCTGCCCTGTGAGATGGCCTGCAACGAGAAGGTGGGTCCTCCTGATCCTGCCAGGCTCCACCGTGGGGAGGGGCCACAGTGGGCTTACCTGAGAGGTAGTTAGTACCAGCCCTACCTGAGCCCAGGCCAGGGCGGGGATGCAGGGATGTTGCTTTGAGCCTTGGAGTTCTTTTGGGttcattttatagttttccattaaGTCTCTGAAGCCTGTCACCCTGGTGCTCTAGACCCTGAGAGATGTCAGGGCTGGGGAGTGTCCGGGTCCTCATGAGGCACAAACGTAGGTCAAGCCTGGGGTCCCGTGGAGTAGGTAAGTCTTGAGAAACATTCAGGCAGAGGGGTTCCGTGAGGCAGCGGGTGAAGGGCCTGTGATATGTCGAGGCATCCCTAAGTGCGGGAGGCTCTgggtggaggggagcagggggTTGTCACAGGGCTGGTGGGGGATGATGCAAATGTTCCCTCAGGAGCAGTTTGAGCTGCACAGCATTAACCTTCAGACAGAGGGGACGGGGAGGCCGAGGAACCCTGCCTGGCACACTGAGcatctgggcttcctcacagccaTAGCCTAGACCTGTCTTGGCCTCTGAGTTGAGAGCCAGGTGGCCCGGGGCTACTAGGAGAGCAGCCCTCCTCACGTGATGCAGGTGGTCTGAGTGGAGGCAGAGATCAAACACTGGGCCTGCATGAGGAGTGTTTGCCATCTTTTATGCTGTCCTCAAATTGAAGATGCATATACACCAAgaaattaaaatagttaaaaaaacgAAACTGAACAAAAACCCAGCTACTTTagagaggaaaaggggagagaACTGGACCAGAAACTGGAATGAGAGATGTAGCAGTTGAGTACTTGGTTTGGTTCTGAGCCTCCAGGCTCCCTGGGCAAACAGTGAAAATATCACAGGATGCATAATCTGATAATCATCCCTTGGGAGACTTTTTGTCCTGCCACTAAATTCCAGAGTAGATTCCTTGGCCCCTGCCTGGAGGATGTAGCGGAATGGAAGAGATGATTTGTTGACCCGTGTTAACAGACAAGACAGAATCGCTGGTCATGATCTTCATGTCTCCTTTGTTCCCCTTACCTGCCCGTCCTGTCTGTCCACCCTTCCTAGGAGGCCCCCTTTCTGTTCCTCTGAACAGCAGTCATCCTCACCGTCTTGTGAGCCCTCCATATTCCTATTTTACCGAGCAAGGGGACCATAAGGTTTGTGTCCGTCGAGAGCAGTGGGCCAGGAGTCAGGAATCCTAGGTTCTCCTGGCTCCTCGTAGTCTTGGCCGGGTTACCTGCCCTctgtggacctcagtttccccatgtttAAAATGAGATACTGAACTAGACGATGACAAAgtaatcttaatttttatttattgagagCATTCTACGTTCCAGGTAGATTACAGACATTATTATCATTAATCCTTATAGTTGTGTGACAAGATAGAGGCACTGTTGTTTCCCATTCTACAGAGACACTCAGCCACGATTCGGATCTGGCTCTTTGGCTCCGTATCCTGAGTACTTTATTATAAAGGCCCCTCCTCTGAGTCCCCTTGACACTGGCTGAGTCCCTGCTGTGTGTGAGATACTGTTTTAGGCACCAAAGGGGAAAACAGTCCCTGCTTTCAAGGTACCCTGTTCAAGAATACCAATCGGGGACCTTGGGGATAAAGCAGCGTGTGCTAGTTATTTCTGTGAGGCTGGCACTGAGTCTTTATTTTATCCACAGCTGGGCAAGTCTGTGGTGGCCAAAGTGAAAATCCCGGAGGGCACCATTTTAACACTGGACATGCTCACTGTGAAGGTGGGTGAGCCCAAAGGCTATCCTCCTGAAGACATCTTTAGTCTAGTGGGCAAGAAGGTCCTGGTCACTGTTGAAGAAGACGACACGATCATGGAAGAATCGGTAGAAAATCATGGCAAAAAAATCAAGTCTTAAAATAAAGTGCCATTCTTTGAATTCTGAATTGCCTTGCGGGTACTGTCAGGTGCCTTTGAGTGAAATGGGGTGGGAGTGGTTGTCTCCAGGGACCTGGCTTTCATCCCCTCCATGCCCAGACAACAGACATTTTGGGGCCAGGCCCTGGACCAGGCCCGGTGCAGGGATACAAAGAGCAGATAGGAGCAGCCTCTGCCTCAGGTTGGCCGGCCCAGAACGTGAGGTGGGCTCAGAAGCATCCCATCACCCTCCACTTGCTGTGAGGGTGCAGAGGCGTGAGTACTGGCTGAATGGGCCCTCTCCTTCCAGCCTGCCTTCTTCCTGCCCACAAGCCATCCCTAATGACCCCAAATCTCCCGTCCTTCCAGACCTTCAGCTGTCTCTCCTTCTCCACTGCCCTTATCCTCCGCCCGCCCTGGGGCCGAGTAGTTAACTGTATAGCGACGACTTGGCATTAGAGAAGGGGTGGCCAGAGTGTCTTGCAGGCAAAGAAATGCCCAAAGTACTCATATGTCTGAGCAAAGAGGGAAATGGCATAATATTCCTTCTTTCAACAAATACGgagggcctactatgtgccaggccctgcttTAGGGcctgaggatacagcagtgaatcCCTTCCTTATGGGACATCCGTTCAGATGGGGACAGATGCACCGTAAGCCGTGAGCACAGTAAGTAAACTGCAGTGTTAGAAGTGAGATGGGTAAGGGAGTTGggggatgtgggtcttggtgtatttgcaGCTTGTGGTGACTTGTAAATGCGGTGGTGATGCTGAAATCAGCCCTTCCGTGATCCACAGAGAAACTACAAACCCAGCTAACAAAAAACCCTCACTGTTCTACTTCCTTGAACTGCAGCATGAACGTTTCACAGAGATTCCGTATCatattcctctttgttcttttgaaCCAATACTGGGATTAAtgattattttcaaattcttaatCTTTGTTCATATTTATGTGACGTGGTTACTATAACTCCTCTTGTTTCAAGGTATATATTTGAGTCTCTTTTCAAATGCATAAATTTGCCTTTTGAAGTTTCTTTACTTGTGAGGATAGAGCCTCCCTCTCCTATGGATCCTGGAAGTTTCTGGAAAGGCActcgtgtttgtgtgtgtgggtgcgtTGGGGTGGGACTCCGAGGTTGTGCTCACATGTCAAAGAGAACCCACAGAGTTGACGTGCTAGTGCTGGAGTGTGGGAGCGCCCATTTCTGCCTGCTCTTTACTCCCTTTTGTTTCTCCTATAAACAGATCGTGAGTAGACAGTCAAAATTGCTGATTCCATGGCCTTTTTCTTCTACAACAGCAGAGAAGATGACACTAAAGCAAGTATCTGAGACTTCCTAATAAGAGGAGACATAGTATGGTAGGAGACAGATGTGTTCCAGGGCCTGGAAGGATGTGGGtctggaagaaagggagggaagggtctggcTAAGAATGAGCAGCAGGTGGTTTCTAGCAGGGAACCAGTCAGTCGCCTCCAGGTCCTGTGAGACTGTAATGTTAGAAGGGCCCAGGCTGCTCTGCTGACCTCAGCTGGATTTCCCTCAGAGGGCAGGGGCCAGTGAGGCTCAGAGTTGGAAGAGCCACTGAGAGTATAGATCTTAACTCTACCTTTTGGGTGGAGGACTGTGTAACATGTTGGAGAGAACTGTGAAGGAGGGCCAGTGTCCAGAACACGCTTCCCGCCAGGGCACATAGAGAAAACGACAGCCTGTGTATGACATGTGTGGGTAAAGTACGGGGCTGCCTGCGGCCAGGAGTAGCTGGCCCCTTCATGCTGTGCTGGGCCCCGAGGGCAGAGGATGGATGTCTGGGCACAGCTCTGGCCCATTCAGGTTGGGAAGCTCAGGTCTAGAAAGTGACATATGCAGTGAGATGGGCAAGGGAGTTGGGGAATGTGGAGCACCTGCCAGGTGGGAGATGCATTGTTGGGCCCATAGAGGCAGCAGATGGACCCTGTTGGAGAGTTGACAGCCTGTTGGGTGCAGGTAACTCCACTAATAGCATGCTGCATTTGTGAATTGCTGAGATATTTTTCAAGAGTCATGGGAGCTACGGAATGGCAATGAGAGAAGAGATGTTGGCCAGGGAAGccctcctggaggaggcagcacttTAGTTTAGCCTTGCATGTTGAGAAGTGACCAAGTGAGGAATTGTGGGATTCGGGGCATGGGAAGTGCCCTGTGTGTCCAGGTGATGGTTTGGCAGGGAATGGCCACATGGAAAGAAAGGGTTTGGAAGGTGGTCAGAAAGGAAGCAAGGGCTTAAAAGCCTGCTGAATTTGACTTTGTTCTGTAAGTAATGGGGCGCCATAGAAGGCTTTAGAGCAGGACATGGTGGACTCAACCTTGCCCCCCACTCTTATGCGTACCCACCCCACCTCCTTTGCAGCTTGGCTTCTTGGGCAGGCTCTCCCCTCTGCATAGTAGAGCCTCCTGCCCACCAGGCCCTGGCTGTGCAGGGCCATCTCTGTGCCTCCTGCGAGGTTGTGCCTCCACCAGGCTGTCATCACTGTCCCCTGCTCCCTGACAAAGTTGAATTgcagaaaaagaagagatggtACAGTAGGCAAGGGAGGGTCCATGAAATCTCTAAAAATTGGCTTCAGTGTTGCTATAGGATGATTATAAAGTTGCCAAAAGCTACATAATACTGTCTTGGATAGGAACAGCCCAGGAGGCAGGAATTTGTTTCCACATAAGCAAGAACTTGGTGAATTACCTTAGAAACAGTGAACTAACTCTCCATCACTAGATAGTCAACCAAGGACCAGCTGACTATGAGAGAGTTGTGGAGAGGGTGGGAGGTGAGCAAGGCCCTGCTCAGGCCTAGGTGCTGTGTGTACTTGAAGCAACATGAACTTCCAGTGAAGAACATGGTTAAAGGAGACAGTATTcgtattttattaaaacaaaccACATATTAGACAATTGCTGTCTCTTAAAAATATCTGCAAGCAGTTTATGCTCAGTAAAGAAACTTCTGTAGATTCAAGTCTGAAGGAGAGTAAGTGATCAGAACCCTTATACAGACATGGACCCCAAGGGAACTCTGTCCCGTGTTGAGAACATTCATGGAGGCTCCTGCTACCGCCAGATGGCAGCTAGGAATATCGGTTGTCTCGCACTGTGCCAGGCAGAACAAGGACTTTGCTGGGGATGCTAATAGGTCCTGGCATGGTACAGCCCTGTGCAGTTTTTAAAGCAAGTTCATATCCTTTGGCTAATTTGAGCCTCACAGCACTGGTAGGCATTAAACCCACTTTATGGATGATGCCTCAATAAGTACAGTGACTAGCTTGAGGTCACAACTGATTGTGGATGAAAACTACAGTTCTCTGGCTGGCACCAGCCCCGGCACAGGGTCAGAATTTGGTTAAAGCCAGTTTTCACCCCTTTGTCCAGCTCTGGCTCTGCTACATGCATCCCAAACTCTCAAATCCCCTTCTAGGTGTAAGAACTCATCTCAGAGCCCCAGGAAGGTAATCCAAAGGCAGACTCAAGTCTCAGAGTAACTGGGCAAAAGCAAAGCACCACAGGCCTAACAAGAGAGGGGCCAGAGCAGGTAGGCACTGGCTAGAGACCAGCTGCGTTCACCCAAACATGGTGCATGAGCATGGGCTTCAGCTCCaccattagctgtgtgatcttgggca
This portion of the Vicugna pacos chromosome 4, VicPac4, whole genome shotgun sequence genome encodes:
- the NANS gene encoding N-acetylneuraminate-9-phosphate synthase, whose amino-acid sequence is MPLELELCPGRWVGGQHPCFIIAEIGQNHQGDLDVAKRMIRTAKECGADCAKFQKSELEYKFNRKALERPYTSKHSWGKTYGEHKRHLEFSHAQYRELQKYAEEVGIFFTASGMDEMAVEFLHELNVPFFKVGSGDTNNFPYLEKTAKKGRPMVISSGMQSMDTMKQVYQIVKPLNPNFCFLQCTSAYPLQPEDVNLRVISEYQKLFPDIPIGYSGHETGIAISVAAVALGAKVLERHITLDKTWKGSDHSASLEPGELAELVRSVRLVERALGSPNKQLLPCEMACNEKLGKSVVAKVKIPEGTILTLDMLTVKVGEPKGYPPEDIFSLVGKKVLVTVEEDDTIMEESVENHGKKIKS